ACACGCTGCGCGTGACGTTGTGCTCGATGGTCGACTCCACGGCCACGCCAAGCTCGCGCAGCTCGCGATGGGCGGCCTGCAGCTCCTCGAAACTCCCCAGCTGCCACGCCGAGTGGTGCAGGCCCGGCTGGGCCGCCTCGGGCGTCTCGCCGGTGGCGAGCTGGAAGAGCGCGAGGTCGTGGTGCTGGGTGCCGAAGCTGAGGAAGACCGCACCGTGCTCCCGGTCCTCGTAGGCGAGCTTGAGGCCG
The Candidatus Methylomirabilota bacterium DNA segment above includes these coding regions:
- a CDS encoding VOC family protein, yielding MIQARKLGHIVLKVRDAQKSKEFYTRVLGLKLAYEDREHGAVFLSFGTQHHDLALFQLATGETPEAAQPGLHHSAWQLGSFEELQAAHRELRELGVAVESTIEHNVTRSVYFPDPDGNRVELYCDMVEDGFETMRTMGPRRDVIDIETGQVVKR